Below is a genomic region from Rhododendron vialii isolate Sample 1 chromosome 5a, ASM3025357v1.
TTCAGGTTCAGTTCCAAAGATAAAGTTCAATTGGCAATTCATATATACAGGGTTAGGGTTCGGAATGGGAGCCGGGTTTGTTGTGGGGCCACTTGTGTTTTGGAAGCAAGGGAGCAGATGGTGCGATGAAGAGATTGAGAAGTTTGTTTCGATGATTGGTCCAACTCTGTGCGTGATTTTCGGCTGGTGTGGTGGTGTGAAGGTTGAGACAGAGAGTACTATTGAAGAACATGAGACAGGAGATTGCAACGAAGACGAAGATGGAGAGgagatggaagagcaagcactTCCGGGCAGGTACTGTGTGTTTTGTTCCAAACTTGATATCCACAGGAAGAAAGCCGTGCACGACCCGAATTGTTGTTGTCATGGATCACCACCCATTTCTTCTCACTTAACGTCCTcctcttcgtcttcttcttcgtAGTGACAAGATcaccaaattttcaatttattcaGCTCTTGTTTGTATAGATACAGGTAATACCAGGTTATCATATGAGGTTATCAACCCTCTAAGCAGGGGTGGTGGAAAAAACGATCTTCAGACTTCTTTGGATAAGAATAATTATCACTGTCAGATAATATTTTTGGTTGAATTGGGATACTTCCCGTTCAGTTGCAcagaaatgatgaaaaaaattaactttttcgTAATTTTCAATGTGTTCAGTTATCAAAAAAGTTTTATGACCCACAACTTAAACTTTTCcacaaggaaatgtgttcctgCAAAATAGAGATCCTGccaacaaaaaattagttttcttATAAGATTCTTTGTGTAGAGAATAGACGCAgtaaaacaaattttattttcttttatttcaccTTACTTTACTTTTCTTAGGGATCCATTTCTCATGCAACATTCTTgagaaaagaatgaaaataaaaagtattttgcAGTGAACCAAACACAAGCAACACAAGTTATTTTGCAAATTGTGAGAAGATGGTTTTCCTCGGTTATACAGACATCTTATCAAGCAAGTGGGGCTCTTGGAACATCGCAATGTAGGGGACATGTTACTCTTTGAGCGGAGTAGTTGTGGAGGGGAGAGAATACGGTTAGATCCAATCTCTTGGTTCCTGCGAAAAGAAAAAAGTCCTTCACGTTCTTCCTCTAACCGTCTAACGTCCCGCTAATCCTATGAATCACTCAAGTTATAGAACTTGTTGACTGTGATTAAGATGGCCCAGTTGCAGGGCTGGGCAATTTTTCTAGGACGGGCTTGAGTAGAGTAGCCAAAACCATCCAAATTTACACCCGATGCCTTTGCCTAACGATTTGCTCGGTGTTTTTCGCACAACCCATCAAACTATTCTTTTTAGTCGTGCTGTTCAATAATGCTACATACTGTCAACGTGTTTGATAACAGATCTACTATTTTAGGGGATTCATAATGAGATGGGATTAGAATTGTGATTGACAATGAGCTGAGATTATTAATGAGGAGATGAATCGTTTATTCATATTTGTTTTGCACAGAATTAAATTGTAGGATAGTAAATATTAAATaatatgtttgttttggttacGATTAATATTGAGATTGGTATTGAGGTGAGATTTTAGATTTTCCTTACTCAATCCCATGAGATGGGATTCGTAGTAACACCCACCCCCATATTCCTAATACCTCCGTTTTGGGGATTAACAAATTCCGTGGGACAACTAGTCCCCTTTCATAAatgccaaaccaaacaaagtattaggGGTCCCTCACCTTCACAATCCCAATCCCCCGTCCAAGAGGGTTATCAAATGCGCCCAAAGATTTACCACAActactgctctctctctctctctctctctctctctctctctctctctcaaaatgtaTGCTCCTGTACACTCCTCTAATTGTGGCTGATTATGGTAAACATTTTGGGTATGTTGTCCTTTTTTAGTCCATCTTGTCATGATCATTGGAATGTCACCAAATATATGTCCACTTTAACGAATCGATTATAATGTTCTGTGTTCAtacgttttgaaaaaaaaaaaaatttcacaaatggGTGTGAAAAGTTTAAAATAGAGGTAGCAATTCcaactcatattttttaatctgcCCACTTAATTATAACCCAACCCACCCATATTTTAATGAGTTTATATGGGTACATTTACATAGGGTTAAATAGATTAAAAATGGGTTCATTATGAGTTAGAATTAAAAGACCCACCCTGCGAAACAGTGAACTACGGGTAATCGATCTACTAATCTCTCGCTCATCCTCTCGCTCCAGCTGTACGCCTCCTGTACAAAACAAGAATGGGCTATTTTTGCTAGAAAAAAGATCCAGTAAGATAAGTACATCCTCacaaatattctctctctctccatttcaaaGACATCTCAAAAATCGATCACTCTAACAAGGCCCGTTCTGCTAAGAACTAtttcttttagtactttttgttcttattaaaaaaaaattcgcgtttattaattttacgccaaatttttgtggattccTGATTCGTCTAGTCGAGACGAATCAggacagtaaaaaaaattacttgaacAACACCTAAAATATAAGTTACAGTTGAGGCtactttttgggtaaataaactaattggcttattttttatccttatttaaattttttttgcatttgttaattttttgtcaatttttttttttttttgaattattgtgtcCTCGTGAGGAGAAAAAtctaaagaataaaaaattacgatcgaaattcaaaatgttttgaataaaaacaaacatAAGCCAGTACTTTTCTAATTCCTTGCAATGTGAAGAGGGGTGCCCGCCTAGCATCTAGCAACTGACTAATCGGCAGCATAGAGCCTagttggggtgtctacacagcCGACTAGTCAGTGCCGAAACTAATTTTAATCTAGACATTGGACCCTGCTTGACGCCTAGGTGCCGACTCCcgtttttagaacactggttcCTTGTTTCAAGGAAGAATACTGGTTTCTTGTTTCCAGtttcttcctttgtttttttaaccGTAACAATTCCAAATGCAAATTACAATTTCTTCTAAGTTTCAATCTCCAAAACACGAACCCATGAATTGTGCACGCTTACTCAGTCCGAACTCCGATCGGGATACCATTTAGCAATTCAAACTCACAGCAAGGAGAAAGTAAGTCCTTCTTCATCTTTCATCCGGCATATTATGGCCAATAAGCTGGAAGCTAGACATACCGCACAAGGTGAGACATTTTTTGTGGAGGGCATGCAGTAATAGTCTTGCAACAAAGGAAAATTTGGTTCGAAGGAGGTGTGGTAATTCCAATATGTGGAAATTATGAAGAATCCATTGAACACTTACTATTTGATTGTAGCTGGGCGCGtgaggtttggtttgggtgCAGTATTCAACTAAATATGGGTTATGGACTTCTTGATTCTGTTCTTAGATGGACCTCTCAAGTTGTTGAagcaaaacgtgggcttaaccatactacgtgcgcgaggctcatATTCCGGATTTGCCGTCCCCTGTGCGCGAATAACTCGTGACGCGTACCCAGTTAATTGGTTttcgaatcagtttttccaaattgtctTCGGCCACGGCCCATTTTCCCGAGCGCGCGAGGCCTCTCCTTGGGTCCTCATTTACAAgtccactagtgtgcaaagtcatttaagatggaaaagagttttaTAACTAGGCAATGTAGGACAAAATGCAAACAGATAGGTATTTTATGATAAATTGTATagtatgggggatttttttgaattataattatatataattattatatatattgtagttgtgGTAAATTCAAAACGGTATCCGGTATCTGACCGATACCattacgtaccgtaccagtaggaaaaccgaTATCCTGactggtacggtattcagaacattgtTTTCAATAGTAATCTTGTTGATCCGGAGACGACTATGCGAAAAGCAATTGAGGCTCTTTGTGAATTCTCTAGTCTCAGGATCCCTTCATTTATCCACATGGACAACCCTAACAGCTGAGGATGCTTAGGATGCTTCTTCCCACTGGAGGGCTCCGGATCAAGGTGGCCTAAAGATAAACTTGTGATGTGGCAATCAAGAGAAACGGTAGAGACCCGAAGTGTGCTGCAGTTATATATCAGAGACAGTAGAGGAGCAATTGTCGATGGTAGAGTGGTTGATGCTGAGATCGCCTCTTCACTTCACGGGGGAGCTTTTAGCTGTTTGTATTGCCTGTGGGATGGTCAAAACTATGGGTCTGCGTGGAGTTACCATTGAATCAGACAACGAAACAGCCATCAAATTGAGTGTTTCTGAGCTTGTACCCCCGTGGAAAGTAATGGCAGTGGTTTGGGATATCCGGAAGCTCTGCCAAGAGGAAGGTATTAGTTGTGCTTGGTGCAAACGAGAGGCGAATGGGTTGGCCCATGAAGTTGCTTCTGAAGCTCTTAGGGGCGTGCTGCCTATTAATTAGGTGTCTTCCCCCTCCTCCTGTTTAGTTTCTTTTCTAACCAGGGATAGTTCCCTTTCTCTGTAATCCCTcggaaaattttgattatcaaaaaaaaaaaaaccacagtCCATGCTTTGTTTCTCGGCTAAATTGATTCCCGCAAAAACTCCCGGCCAGAGCTGTCGCTAAGTCAAAATGAAGCGTGATATTATGTGTTTGGATAATTTTGTATGAAACTTTGCTCTAATTTTAATTGAATCTCTCATTAAGAGACACAATCAGTCACATAAATAAGACATGTGAGAGTAATACGTAGTTGTCCTCAATCCTCTCTACATTCATGTCCCAAATCCTTTCTCTATCACACTACTCTATCAAGTGgtagaaaaaaaatatcaagtaaaagaaaaacccaaaaagaaccCAAACACAAAACAGCACCCTTGTGATTACATCACTTGTTCATAGCTCTTTTAATCCTCCAGTGGTATTTAACTTAAGATTttacaaaagaaattgattttagtaCTCCAATTTTAGTTAATAACACTTCACTTTGTGTTTTGATCatgtgagaaaacaaaactaaaagtggAGTGTCATTGGCTAAAATGGATACAGAAATTCTATAGTTCAAGGTGCACTACAGGACGTATAGTATAGAGATCACAgacgttcaaaagtgttttgaacaatCCAGATgtaaataaaacttttccggaAAAGAGTTTAACTATTTCCtggaaaaatttcattttaaatcCAGACCATTGAATACGCATTTGGACGATTGTAATCTGTCCTACAGGGACGCCCTGAAGGGATCTACAAGATCCTCGAATCTGGCTAAAATTGGAGTGTTAAAATCACATCCTTTCTCGAAATCCCAATTACACATTTACCACATTCCAATCATCTTTCCCAAAATACCATACAAATTTCTCTTGCTTACATAAATTACAATTACCTCAAAATAGTACTCCTAATACCCCATTTCACTTAACTAATCTAACACCATTAAACTCAAGAGCTAGCTCATCACAGTTCAATCAAAACTCATGGCTTCTCCCCCTTGGAAATAAACCTCCGGCAACCGAAACGGCGGCGACAACTCCACCCCACCACCCACCACATTCTCCGGCCAGCACAGATCACTCTGCTCGTGATCACCAGAAAACAGCAGGGAGGGATCAACCACACAATAATCGTCCATAATACTGAACATGTTCTCGTGAAGCCAAATTTGGGCCTTGAGAAACTTGACATAGTGAATGGCCTCGTCCAGCATCGCCACCGTGTCCATCTTGGCCCCGCCCGGAACCAAGCTCTGCAAAATTTTGAACCGGTCGCTGATCCGGTGCCGCCTCTCTCTGGCCGCCACGCTCTGCGGGGCCGTCGAGAGCTTCAATTCCTTCCTTGATTTCTTCCCATTTTTATCATTGCCCACCTTCTGTTTGGTGTGGGTTTCCAGTGCTGAAGCAAAGTTTGAGGAGTTGGTGTGggtgttattctgattataGTAAGAGAAATgatccatttttcttttgtgaatCTGAAGGTTTACCCAATTGGTTTTTTGGACATGAGGGTAAGTTGGGATTGGGTTGAAGGGACATATTTATAGGGGGTTCAGGTTGGTTGAGGTGACCATGGTATTAAATGAAGGAAGTTGATGTAGTCATATGGGGTCAGCAGAAAATCTATGCAGGATATGGTTGTCCACCTAGGCTAGGTCTTTAGGGTTTGAAtctatgggttttttttttttttttcacccgATAAATATCTAGTATATTCTTAAATAGTAAAGCGGTATATGGGTGGAACAAGTCAATAGGCATCAACCACCACACAAAGCCTTTACACTCTGGATAGGAATCAAACTCTCACCTTCCATATGAAAGAGGTGAGGAAGTGTCATTGTGGTCTGTTTGCAacttcatttttctattttgaggTTTAGAATTTTTTCCTCGAGAGCCAAATTCTAGTGATTAATGTTATACTTATGAGTGGTTAATGTTATATGGGAAT
It encodes:
- the LOC131326063 gene encoding transcription factor bHLH140 yields the protein MDHFSYYNQNNTHTNSSNFASALETHTKQKVGNDKNGKKSRKELKLSTAPQSVAARERRHRISDRFKILQSLVPGGAKMDTVAMLDEAIHYVKFLKAQIWLHENMFSIMDDYCVVDPSLLFSGDHEQSDLCWPENVVGGGVELSPPFRLPEVYFQGGEAMSFD